In Heliangelus exortis chromosome 3, bHelExo1.hap1, whole genome shotgun sequence, the genomic stretch ATAAAATTATGATAATGGAACAGAATAAAGACTGTTATTAGTTTGTTTCTAtagatttttacatttgaaaGTTTTTTGCATAGGTTTTTTCAGTGTAGTTTCTGAGTTCCAAGCCAGAAATGGCAATCCACCACCAATGACTCTTTGTATCACACAGGATTAACGTGTTTGGTGTTACATAGAAAATATTTCCCACTATCTTTGCTTCCAGGGAAATGCTGTCCAAATTGCAATGGACCCCTGCGGCTCCTTGCCTGCCGAGGCCATGGTGGTTACCCAGTTACCAACTTCTGGAGGCATGAAGgccaatttatattttttcaggtTGGTATAAAATAAACTTATAAGTTAATTTCAAACACTGTTTTTTCAGATTGATTAAGGACAATTCAAGGGTCATTGAATATGACAAGGTCAACTGACCATAAGGAGAAAAACTTTGACAATGAGTGGGCAAGCTCCTAAGCAATTTCTTCTAATTCTGAAGTTAGTCCTGCTTGAGCAGGAGGTTGAGCTAGACCCacaaaagtcccttccaacctgaagCAGACTATGTTATTACAATTTTGCAtcatattatatttttttatcgGCTCCTATGAATACCTGTTGATTTTTAAGCACTTTACCTCTTTACCTCAGATACATAAGAACCAGTGGATCCTCAGAAAGTCAGAAAAGCCAAGTTAACCTTTTCTCCAAGGCACCACACTTAGGTGTGAGGCTATCTTAGAGCAGGAAGTGATTGTACCCAAGGGACTGCCTATGGAAAATGCTATCCTGTGCATTATGTGTAACTTCTATCTGGAAAACAGTCTGTGCAAGTGTTTAAATAATGGGCACTATTTCTGGAAGCTGCAGTCCTAGTGTAGTACCATAACCACTGAACTGTCTCCTGTTTTTCAATCTTTCATTTACATGCAggttaaataaaattaattctaatGTTCTGATAAGCATGCCTGAAGCGTGACAAAAATGGCAATGCTTGCAGGGACACTTTAGTCAGCCTGCAGAATACCCTGTGGCTCCAACTGGGACTCTTATGTAGAGAGTCTCTTCTACACATGAATGTGGTGCACTGGTTTTATGATTTAAGATCATTTCTACCTCATCATCCTCCATATGATTTAGCTTTGTTACTTGAGCTCTGATTAAATGTCTTATTAAATACAAGGCATTAAATCAGACCATATGTGTGGTTTTGGCCTGTGCTACAAGTTCTGCTCCCTTAGGATAAATAATGAGGGTGCTTTTAACTTTAATATATCTTTTCAACTTTAACatatcttaatttctttctaaagtCCAAAGGAGCTCATGACCATCCACGTCCAGAAACAAAGCTAGAAGCAGAAGCAAGAAGATCAGTCCAAAaagcacagacagctttttctccatcttctccaggaTTGAAACGAATCCGGGAGATCGAGGTAACTTATTATGGACCAGTGAAATTATGGGGCCAGTGATCCATGGTTCAAGGGTTGGTGGAGGCTATCGGGGCTTTGAGTCCAGCTTTACACCTCTGTGTTCTGCTTCCCTGTGATCAGGCCAAGAAGGAGCAGGGCTGCCCTAagcatcctgctctgctcaggaTGCCCATCTACTGCCAGAAACTGCTATCTGGACCATCTTAAAGGTTGGTGGCAGCAGGGGCTTACATCTATACTGGTTGAAGGTATACTTCACTTTATATACAGGGatatatatactttatatacTCTGCCTGGTGTGCCCCTCTTACTCACTAGGTATACAGGAGGGCTTTGAAGGCAGAAGGGTGCTTCAAATTACTTATACAAGCACTGACATTAAaacttcagctctgctgggtgtgGACTCACTTGTGAAAGGACTTCCAGGGATCCCATGGACTGCCATATGCCTGATGGAGGGaacagggcagagctgaggctgcttCCAGTGACCTTTCTTGCAAAGGCTGTGCTACATGCAAAATGTATGCCACCAGACTTCAcatgcagattattttttgaTGTGCTAAAGGTtgtgcagcctccccagcctGGAGTTCAGGATAATAAATAGTACCCATTCAGCTACATACAGAAGGGCTGGATGGGGACACACTTCTTAAATGGATCACATGGGGAAACAGGGGGATCCAGGAGCTCAAGAAGTGGATTAAAAGAGGGAACAGAGGAAGTTAAATCCATTTGAATGGAATATGAATTTACCTGGGTACACGAGCATAAGCAGCTGAGCCACTGTGTCAATTTCCAGCAAACACATAAACAACATTTTTCGTATCATTTGCTTAATTCTGTCCCAGTGAACACTAAAATAGTCCTCACCTAGGCAATACTACTGAGCCATGTGGCTTTCTTCCTTTATACCTGAGCCTATTGGTCTTACTGAGGTAACATTTTCTCTAGACAtgtctttgtctttctcttcttACAACATCTTCCTGGTGTTGTACTCGCACCACTCTGAATTTGGTGGGAGTATGAACAGACCAAAGGTGTCATAAATATCTAATTGCAGAGcctgcttttcatcttttcagctGGTCTGGCTCCATGCAGTCAGAGTGACACCATTTACCCACATCTGGCTTTCCAATCCACAGCTCTCTGCCAGGCCTTTCTTGGGAATAACCCATCATTATTTTTGTACTGCCAGCACAGTCTGTGATACAACCAACTCAGGAGTCTGATTTGACATGCAGAACTTGTGTCGTTGAATCAACAGAAAGTCTTCTGAAAAGTTTCAATTTTAATGTGATCACAAGAGACCAGGGAGAAGAATGTTAGCAGAATGTATGAGCCCAAAATAGAGCAAGTCATAGGATGTTTTCTCTGTGGTGTCAGTGGATATTTAGCTGAAGGTGAGCTGTGTCCTATATCAGGCTGCTGGAACTTCTCATGGTGAGTGTAGAGCAGCTGAGATGAGCTTTGCTACTCTGGCAGTCAGCAAAATCACTATAATTAAATGGATGCAGAAGCAGAATTGCAAAGAGAGACCTCTAAGTACTCATCAGCATTGATAGCATAAAATGAGTGttctgaaaagaataaaagttcGCAAAATTATAAACCAATAATTAGGGCAATTAAAGAAGTTGTGAAATATCCAGAACAAAGACACAGAAGAATAATTCTTGTACGCTGCTCCTTCCTcaattgaaaggaaaaattatctgTTAGAAATAGAAGTCTTGAAAAGCTGAAACATAATATTATTGGAGTGAAAAATATCACTTCAAAAGAATTGGttcaaaaaaattatacttaGCTTTTCCAAAGAccataggggaaaaaaaaaatcttttgtgtCAAATTTATTAGCATAATTTCATTCTCAAATGCTTCTTCAGAATACACTGGAAGCAGACCTAAATGTGAGGTCTACAAATTTTTCCAGTGTACAAGAGACTTTGGGCAAAACCTGGTGAAACCGACCCAGATCCATGATCCGGCTGCCCTCTTTGGTTTGCCCCTGACTGACACTGTCATACAAGGAGGCTCTGCTATGACATCTGCTTCATTACCTGTATTAACTGAATGCATTCGTGAGGGTCCAGGTCAGGACAGTTTTTATTCCATGCTGCTAAAGCACACCTTGTCTTACTAACCCACACCTTGCTTTCCCAAGTCTCTGACAGGTGCAATGCCGACACAGGAGGCTTTGCCTTTGCTTCTTTCCAAGCCGGGCACTTACATGATACCTGCCGATTTTGGGAGACATTTGAGCAAAATCTCCCAGGATctgatgctgagcagctgctctgtgcgGCCTCCACACCCACGAGTGTCTGGGGAGGACGGGGGATGCAGAGAAACGCTGACCTGGACcggcacccccagcacccccagcacccccagcacccagaggcCTTGCAGCGGCCCTGCTGACCCTGTCGCCGCCCcgcccagcacagccccttccccctgGCACTGCACTCACCCAGGCACCCAGCAGGTCCTGGCCCAGGAGAAGGGCAGCCCTGACCCCTTCATTCCGAACGCTGGCCCGGCTGGGGATGAATCCTCTGAGGAGAAATCCGTGCTGGCTTACGGCCGCCCTCCACCACCCTACCCAGTGCCCCCAGGGGCGCCCTGGCCTATGGCGGGGAGGGCACAGcaccactgccagctcctggagcccctcaggaggagggaggggggcgGAGGAGAAGGAGGGTGCCAGATGGGTCTCAACTTGTGCACTGATGATGTGTTATTTAACCTGTACCCCTTACGGTGACTGGGTTTAAAtgtcccctttcccccttcctctgGCAACAGGTCCACTTTTCCAGCCCTGTTGCAACAGGGATGTGAAAGTGCTTCCACACTGCTTCCCTCTTTAGCTCCTCTTCCAGGCCTCAGGAGAGGCTTTCATAAACAAAGacttgtcttctttttttaaactgttacaCTTCCCCACTATTTCATTAACTCAATAAAAGGTATCAGCTCCTCTTACAGGTGACCTCACTGCCATTCTTGTTTGGAAGCATTTTATTACCCCTCGATATCCAGGTTGTTCAAGGGTGCTGGGACTCTGGAGAGTGCAGATGGATGACCTCAAGGACCACAGCTCTCATGTGTGACCCTCTGCACTCTTCCAGCTTCTTTGGGCAGTGATCCAAGTCTGTCCACTGCATGAGCCCTGCTGATCTATTATACAGAATCTTCACAGAACTCCTCTTTGGATTGGAGAGGATCTTCAAAAATCATCTGGTCCAACGCCtttgccatggacagggacattCTTCATTAGATCAGGTGGCTCAAAGTCCCATCCGACCTGAACAATTTGaggcacccacagcttctctgggcaacctgttctacTATTTTGCAAAAATTTCCTCCACAAATCCAATATAAACTTAACCCCTTtgagtttaaaaccattgccccgTGTCCTCTCTCTACAGGCCCTGGTAAGTCTTTATCTTTTTTATGTTCTTATATTCTTCATATATCAAAAGACTGCAGTAACATCTC encodes the following:
- the GCM1 gene encoding chorion-specific transcription factor GCMa, whose product is MLKGADDVVMEQKESASPGEMTSWDINDTKLPQDVRQTDWFQEWPDSYVKHIYSSEDKNAQRHHSSWAMRNTNNHNSRILKKSCLGVVVCGNDCSTWDGRKIYLRPAICDKARQKQQRKCCPNCNGPLRLLACRGHGGYPVTNFWRHEGQFIFFQSKGAHDHPRPETKLEAEARRSVQKAQTAFSPSSPGLKRIREIESLTGAMPTQEALPLLLSKPGTYMIPADFGRHLSKISQDLMLSSCSVRPPHPRVSGEDGGCRETLTWTGTPSTPSTPSTQRPCSGPADPVAAPPSTAPSPWHCTHPGTQQVLAQEKGSPDPFIPNAGPAGDESSEEKSVLAYGRPPPPYPVPPGAPWPMAGRAQHHCQLLEPLRRREGGGGEGGCQMGLNLCTDDVLFNLYPLR